TACCGGCGGCCGGTGAGGTCACTCCAGATCGGGCATCCTGCCCTCGGCACGCAGTTGCTGGAAGTGCAGCTCCGGTGGCGGCTCCGGGTCCCAGTCCGACGGCCGCGGCGTCTCCGGACCATCCGCGCCCACCCGGATAAACGACTCGACCCGGGTCACCCGGCAGCGGACACCCTTCACCTCGAACTCGTCGGTGGTCGGGGCCTCGAACTCCTCGATTGCACGGTTGTACGCGGCTCTGATCTCCTCGAACGACGCGTTCTCGTGCGGAACGATGTCTTCGAACGTGAAGGACGCCAACTCCCGGGCCGCCCCCGGCGTCGGTTCCATCGAGAACGACCGGGGCCGCCACGTCCCATCGACGTACTCACCGAGAGTGAAGCCGACCGGTAACAGCACCACGTTCGGATGCGTGACCAACGCCCGACGCGAATCCTCCCGTACCTCGTCGGGAAGCACCCCCGCCGACTTGTAGATCGCGGGCACGAGCTCCATCCGCAGGATCCCGTCGGACAACCCGGTGCTCGCGCCGGGGTCGATGACGAATCCCTCCATCTGCGATCCCGCCGAGCCCGTCGCACGTCCCTTGCCCACCGGGCGGGGGTCCGGGTCGGTGGGCCGGGGCGGCTCCGGCCCGTCCGGTCCCATCCGGATGAAGGGCTGGGCGCGGATGATCCGGTAACGGCGACCATTGACGGTGAGGTCGTTGACCAC
The Micromonospora pisi DNA segment above includes these coding regions:
- a CDS encoding DUF5954 family protein, encoding MTQYGEQVPDHLLIKIEHRDDPVSAVSEDDARRRSVAYPRLMWGAPVFGSAEEVDGRWRILSLIGNRPQGTRDGLGSHFRRLLSETPDTAETAVERKEYEAAIRLLDWEVVNDLTVNGRRYRIIRAQPFIRMGPDGPEPPRPTDPDPRPVGKGRATGSAGSQMEGFVIDPGASTGLSDGILRMELVPAIYKSAGVLPDEVREDSRRALVTHPNVVLLPVGFTLGEYVDGTWRPRSFSMEPTPGAARELASFTFEDIVPHENASFEEIRAAYNRAIEEFEAPTTDEFEVKGVRCRVTRVESFIRVGADGPETPRPSDWDPEPPPELHFQQLRAEGRMPDLE